The Corynebacterium glaucum genome includes a region encoding these proteins:
- the manA gene encoding mannose-6-phosphate isomerase, class I gives MQLLEGTLRTYPWGSRTLLAELRGLPAPSPTPEAELWFGAHPAAPSMLGGHPLDDIIAADPEAALGARVAGEYGNQLPFLVKLLAAGEPLSIQAHPSREQAQEGFSRENSQNIALDDSRRNYKDPNHKPELIVALTPFRALAGFRPTERTQQLFATLGGLDRYSSMLVTDRPEEGLRAVFTTLISLPTTLRMSVLNDVKAGAETTTNSGAEPWIVDVAQTFLQLTDRYPGDVGALAALMLNLVTLEPGEALYLDAGQPHAYLSGLGVEVMANSDNVLRGGLTSKHVDVPELARVLNFAALERPHAKSTKNGGAEHFELPIEDFRVSRHTLANGDTLQVDTDGPAIVLCTAGRAAIGDLELQPAQAAWIPAAEPSVAFTSTGDTPAELFLVSA, from the coding sequence ATGCAGCTGCTCGAGGGGACACTTCGAACCTACCCCTGGGGTTCGCGCACCCTACTCGCAGAGCTCCGCGGCCTTCCCGCGCCGAGCCCGACACCGGAGGCTGAACTGTGGTTCGGTGCCCACCCGGCTGCGCCGTCGATGCTCGGCGGGCACCCGCTAGACGACATCATTGCCGCCGACCCCGAAGCTGCACTCGGCGCGCGAGTGGCGGGGGAGTACGGCAACCAGCTGCCGTTCCTGGTCAAGCTCCTCGCAGCTGGCGAGCCGCTCTCCATCCAGGCGCACCCGTCGCGTGAACAGGCGCAGGAGGGATTCTCCCGCGAGAACTCGCAAAATATCGCCCTCGACGATTCACGCCGCAACTACAAGGACCCGAACCACAAGCCGGAGCTAATTGTCGCTCTCACGCCGTTCCGGGCGCTCGCCGGATTCCGCCCCACGGAGCGCACCCAGCAATTGTTTGCCACACTCGGCGGGTTGGATCGCTACAGCTCCATGCTTGTCACAGACCGCCCCGAGGAGGGCCTGCGGGCAGTGTTCACCACGCTCATTTCACTCCCCACAACGTTGCGCATGAGCGTGCTTAACGACGTCAAGGCTGGCGCGGAGACCACCACCAACTCGGGGGCTGAACCGTGGATCGTCGATGTTGCGCAAACCTTCCTGCAGCTGACCGACCGTTACCCGGGCGACGTTGGCGCACTTGCTGCACTGATGCTAAACCTGGTCACGCTCGAACCGGGCGAGGCGCTCTACCTGGACGCGGGGCAGCCGCATGCCTACCTGTCCGGGCTTGGCGTCGAAGTGATGGCGAACTCAGACAACGTGCTGCGCGGCGGGCTGACTTCGAAGCACGTCGATGTCCCCGAGCTTGCGCGAGTGCTCAATTTCGCAGCACTCGAGCGCCCGCACGCCAAGTCGACGAAAAATGGTGGGGCGGAGCATTTTGAGCTCCCAATTGAGGACTTTCGCGTCAGCCGCCACACCTTAGCCAACGGCGACACTTTGCAGGTTGACACGGACGGCCCCGCAATCGTGCTGTGCACCGCTGGACGAGCGGCGATCGGCGACTTGGAACTCCAACCAGCGCAGGCCGCGTGGATCCCCGCCGCCGAACCATCGGTAGCGTTCACTTCCACCGGCGATACGCCCGCTGAGCTGTTTTTGGTCAGCGCCTAG
- a CDS encoding DUF4259 domain-containing protein produces the protein MSTWDQEIFSAEANADFLDELAQLEPEEILEAVSDAVLLAAGGNSASEEEILNGQAAATIAAIWAGAPFSAGEIAESYPFIRSNPGEVSEQLNESAVTVLEKVSADADADSDTDIDQFIEALS, from the coding sequence ATGAGCACGTGGGACCAAGAGATCTTTTCCGCCGAAGCGAACGCCGACTTTTTGGATGAGTTGGCGCAGCTTGAGCCTGAGGAGATTCTTGAGGCCGTCAGTGATGCTGTACTCCTCGCTGCCGGCGGGAACTCAGCGAGCGAGGAAGAGATCCTCAACGGTCAGGCCGCGGCCACCATCGCCGCAATCTGGGCGGGCGCGCCGTTCTCCGCGGGAGAAATCGCCGAGTCTTACCCGTTCATCCGCTCAAACCCGGGCGAAGTCAGCGAGCAACTCAACGAATCCGCGGTAACGGTGCTGGAAAAGGTGAGTGCAGATGCCGATGCCGATTCGGATACCGACATCGACCAATTCATCGAAGCTCTGTCCTAG